One Mangifera indica cultivar Alphonso chromosome 4, CATAS_Mindica_2.1, whole genome shotgun sequence genomic region harbors:
- the LOC123213064 gene encoding metacaspase-3-like — protein MATGIQQCGQCISGPQTHPAPPAYGKKRAVLCGVSYLQTTYKLKGVTDDVKRMRYLLVDKLKFPSECVLTLTEEEADPTKIPTLQNIRTALRWLVQNCQAGDSLVFYFVGHGQRQLDSNGDEADGFDEALLPVDHATEGALVDDEINETIVRPLPHGAKLHAIVDASHSGTVLDLPHICRMKSEGFYDWENQTYGAPVPTFKGTRGGLAVSFSACDDDEGAGRPPTFTGKMAGALTFSFTQTVYKNPGLTYGHLLNAIRSSLRKNKPKNNLPDQVPLLSSSKQFDLYSKKFEL, from the exons ATGGCAACCGGAATCCAACAATGCGGCCAATGTATTTCTGGGCCACAAACTCATCCCGCACCTCCGGCTTATGGGAAGAAAAGGGCTGTGCTATGCGGAGTGAGCTATCTTCAAACTACTTACAAGCTCAAAGGAGTCACCGATGATGTTAAGCGCATGAGGTATCTTCTCGTTGACAAATTGAAGTTTCCTAGCGAGTGCGTACTCACGCTTACAG AAGAGGAGGCAGATCCCACGAAGATTCCCACACTGCAGAATATCCGGACAGCCTTGCGATGGCTAGTGCAAAATTGTCAGGCTGGAGACTCCCTAGTGTTTTATTTCGTAGGCCATGGCCAAAGGCAGCTCGACAGCAACGGAGACGAAGCTGATGGGTTCGATGAAGCGCTGTTGCCTGTTGATCACGCCACTGAAGGAGCACTTGTTGATGATGAAATCAACGAAACAATCGTAAGGCCGCTGCCCCATGGGGCCAAACTTCATGCTATTGTCGATGCTTCCCATAGTGGAACTGTTCTTGACCTACCACATATTTGCAGGATGAAAAG TGAAGGATTCTATGATTGGGAAAATCAAACATATGGAGCACCAGTACCTACTTTCAAAGGAACAAGGGGTGGCCTGGCCGTCTCCTTTAGTGCTTGTGATGATGACGAAGGCGCAGGGCGACCTCCG ACTTTTACCGGCAAAATGGCGGGTGCCTTGACTTTTAGCTTCACCCAGACTGTCTACAAGAATCCTGGTTTAACATACGGTCACTTGCTTAATGCTATCCGCTCTTCCTTACGGAAAAATAAGCCGAAAAATAATCTGCCGGATCAg GTGCCTCTCTTGTCATCATCTAAGCAATTTGACCTTTATTCAAAGAAATTTGAACTGTAA